One genomic window of Salvia miltiorrhiza cultivar Shanhuang (shh) chromosome 4, IMPLAD_Smil_shh, whole genome shotgun sequence includes the following:
- the LOC131019394 gene encoding tubby-like F-box protein 8 isoform X1 → MSFRSIARDIRDSFGSLSRRSFDVRLSGHHRGKSHGSLHDLDDQPVVVQNCRWANLPPELLYDVIRRLEESESTWPARKHVVACAAVCRSWRSMCKEIVKIPELSGKLTFPVSLKQPGSRDGTIQCFIKRDKSNLTYHLFLCLSPALLVENGKFLLSAKRTRRTTCTEYVISMDADNISRSSSTYIGKLRSNFLGTKFIIFDTQPPHNCSHITPPGRTSRRFYSKKVSPKVPTGSYSISQISYELNVLGTRGPRRMNCTMHSIPASSMEPGGVVPGQPELLSRPLEDSFRSISFSKALDISTEFSSSRFSDIAGISNSEDDSKPRPLVLKNKSPRWHEQLQCWCLNFRGRVTVASVKNFQLIVATQPSPSAPASSQPAQSDHDKIILQFGKVGKDIFTMDYRYPLSAFQAFAICLSSFDTKLACE, encoded by the exons ATGTCATTCCGAAGTATAGCACGTGATATAAGAGATAGTTTTGGAAGTTTATCACGTCGGAGTTTTGATGTGAGGCTTTCTGGTCATCATAGAGGTAAATCACATGGTTCCTTGCACGACTTGGATGACCAGCCTGTGGTAGTTCAGAATTGTCGCTGGGCCAATCTTCCTCCGGAGCTGCTGTACGATGTAATTAGAAGGTTGGAGGAGAGCGAGAGTACCTGGCCGGCCCGAAAACATGTGGTTGCATGCGCCGCTGTTTGCCGATCATGGAGGAGCATGTGCAAGGAAATTGTTAAAATTCCTGAGCTGTCTGGGAAGCTCACATTCCCAGTTTCACTAAAGCAG CCAGGGTCTCGCGATGGAACCATCCAATGCTTTATCAAGAGGGACAAATCTAATTTAACTTACCATCTGTTTTTGTGTCTTAGCCCGG CTTTGCTAGTTGAGAATGGGAAGTTCCTTCTCTCTGCAAAACGAACTCGTAGGACTACTTGCACTGAGTATGTTATCTCAATGGACGCAGACAACATCTCGAGATCAAGTAGCACATATATTGGAAAACTCAG ATCAAATTTTCTTGGCACCAAGTTCATAATATTCGACACCCAACCTCCACATAATTGTTCGCACATCACACCACCGGGGAGAACTAGCCGCAGGTTCTACTCCAAGAAAGTTTCTCCGAAGGTACCAACTGGGAGCTACAGCATATCCCAGATTTCATATGAACTAAACGTGCTCGGGACACGGGGTCCACGGAGGATGAACTGCACTATGCACTCCATACCTGCCTCATCCATGGAACCAGGTGGGGTGGTGCCCGGGCAGCCAGAACTTCTCTCGAGGCCCCTTGAGGACTCATTCCGCAGCATCTCTTTCTCCAAGGCTCTTGACATTTCAACTGAATTCAGTAGCTCAAGATTTTCTGACATTGCTGGGATATCAAATTCAGAAGACGACAGCAAACCGAGGCCCTTGGTTCTCAAGAACAAGTCTCCCAGGTGGCACGAGCAGCTGCAATGCTGGTGCCTCAATTTCCGGGGTCGAGTGACTGTTGCATCCGTGAAGAACTTTCAGTTGATTGTGGCCACACAACCGTCACCTAGCGCCCCAGCTAGTTCTCAGCCAGCGCAGTCCGACCACGATAAGATCATTCTCCAGTTCGGCAAGGTTGGGAAAGATATATTCACCATGGACTATAGGTATCCCCTTTCTGCCTTTCAGGCATTTGCTATTTGCTTGAGCAGCTTTGATACCAAATTGGCTTGTGAATAG
- the LOC131019394 gene encoding tubby-like F-box protein 8 isoform X2 gives MDADNISRSSSTYIGKLRSNFLGTKFIIFDTQPPHNCSHITPPGRTSRRFYSKKVSPKVPTGSYSISQISYELNVLGTRGPRRMNCTMHSIPASSMEPGGVVPGQPELLSRPLEDSFRSISFSKALDISTEFSSSRFSDIAGISNSEDDSKPRPLVLKNKSPRWHEQLQCWCLNFRGRVTVASVKNFQLIVATQPSPSAPASSQPAQSDHDKIILQFGKVGKDIFTMDYRYPLSAFQAFAICLSSFDTKLACE, from the exons ATGGACGCAGACAACATCTCGAGATCAAGTAGCACATATATTGGAAAACTCAG ATCAAATTTTCTTGGCACCAAGTTCATAATATTCGACACCCAACCTCCACATAATTGTTCGCACATCACACCACCGGGGAGAACTAGCCGCAGGTTCTACTCCAAGAAAGTTTCTCCGAAGGTACCAACTGGGAGCTACAGCATATCCCAGATTTCATATGAACTAAACGTGCTCGGGACACGGGGTCCACGGAGGATGAACTGCACTATGCACTCCATACCTGCCTCATCCATGGAACCAGGTGGGGTGGTGCCCGGGCAGCCAGAACTTCTCTCGAGGCCCCTTGAGGACTCATTCCGCAGCATCTCTTTCTCCAAGGCTCTTGACATTTCAACTGAATTCAGTAGCTCAAGATTTTCTGACATTGCTGGGATATCAAATTCAGAAGACGACAGCAAACCGAGGCCCTTGGTTCTCAAGAACAAGTCTCCCAGGTGGCACGAGCAGCTGCAATGCTGGTGCCTCAATTTCCGGGGTCGAGTGACTGTTGCATCCGTGAAGAACTTTCAGTTGATTGTGGCCACACAACCGTCACCTAGCGCCCCAGCTAGTTCTCAGCCAGCGCAGTCCGACCACGATAAGATCATTCTCCAGTTCGGCAAGGTTGGGAAAGATATATTCACCATGGACTATAGGTATCCCCTTTCTGCCTTTCAGGCATTTGCTATTTGCTTGAGCAGCTTTGATACCAAATTGGCTTGTGAATAG